The Vespula vulgaris chromosome 4, iyVesVulg1.1, whole genome shotgun sequence genome has a segment encoding these proteins:
- the LOC127062911 gene encoding sodium leak channel NALCN isoform X1 translates to MMLGRKQSLKGEPVLADYGPEESLNESTDIEWVNKLWVRRLMRSCALISLASVCLNTPKTFEKVPSLQYITFVTDLIITFLFTAEMIAKMYIRGILKREKSYLKDHWCQFDASMVIFLWLSVILHMFEMLDFVGKFSYISIVRAPRPLIMIRFLRVFLKFSMPKARINQIFKRSSQQIYNVTLFFLFFMSLYGLLGVQFFGELKNHCVLNTTDPHHITINSLAIPDTFCSTDPESGYQCPEGMMCMKLELSKYIMGFNGFDEFATSIFTVYQAASQEGWVFIMYRAIDSLPAWRAVLYFSTMIFFLAWLVKNVFIAVITETFNEIRVQFQQMWGVRGHISNSSASQILTGDDNGWKLVTLDENKHGGLASPICHAILRSPHFRMVVMCIILSNGITTATMSFKHDEKPRHTYYDNYYYAEIAFTIFLDLETLFKIWCLGFRSYYKHSIHKFELLLAIGTTIHIIPVFYLSAFTYFQVLRVVRLIKASPMLEDFVYKIFGPGKKLGSLIIFTMCLLVISSSISMQLFCFLCDFTKFETFPEAFMSMFQILTQEAWVDVMDETMLRTHETMAPFVAVYFILYHLFVTLIVLSLFVAVILDNLELDEDIKKLKQLKFREQSAEIKETLPFRLRIFEKFPDSPQMTCLHKVPSDFNLPKVRESFMRQFVLEVEDDENEGTKKINETFDSKIIYRKQRPVKILNNPPKVRNVVTSLKKAAVIYIINDSNNQRLLLGDSAMIPVPGKGLLKPQGTVSSAKQLRIDQKKSIRRSVRSGSIKLKQTYEHLMENGDIGGINRVSSSRSRPHDLDIKLLQAKRQQAEMRRNQREDDLRENHPFFDTPLFTVPRESKFRKICQLLVYARYDARLKDPLTGKERKVQYKSLHNFLGLVTYLDWVMICATTLSCISMMFETPRYRVMEIPALQIAEYGFVIFMSIELALKILADGLFFTPKAYIKDVASVLDVFIYVVSLVFLCWMPRSVPPNSGAQLLMILRCVRPLRIFTLVPHMRKVVYELCRGFKEILLVSTLLILLMFIFASYGVQLYGGRLARCNDPTILKRENCVGVFMRRVFVTKMKLRPGKNESYPSILVPRVWANPRRFNFDNIGDAMMALFEVLSFKGWLDVRDVLIKALSPVHAIYIHIYIFLGCMIGLTLFVGVVIANYSENKGTALLTVDQRRWCDLKKRLKIAQPLHLPPRPDGKKFRAYIYDITQNIYFKRFIAVMVLINSSLLYVSWRIEEKHTEALATVSTILTLIFLIEVVMKNIAFTPRGYWQSRRNRYDLLVTVVGVIWIIVHCTMKNDLSYLIGFMVVILRFFTITGKHTTLKMLMLTVGVSVCKSFFIIFGMFLLVFFYALAGTIIFGTVKYGEGIGRRANFESPVTGVAMLFRIVTGEDWNKIMHDCMIQPPYCTPAANYWETDCGNFHASLIYFCTFYVIITYIVLNLLVAIIMENFSLFYSNEEDALLSYADIRNFQNTWNVVDNHQKGVIPVKRVKFILRLLKGRLETDPQKDRLLFKYMCYELERLHNGEDVTFHDVINMLSYRSVDIRKALQLEELLAREEFEYIIEEEVAKQTIRTWLEGCLKKIRAVGKQQNSLIAGLRATNDAAITPQEYIEIKSKETTKEREEEDEGKVSYIIYIIARACEVDGLRHRSKKPVVLPRSDSIGSGSGRKYLVPTLSDPASVRSDKDKIPPSKKRNNRPPPTVKNNLPHLTENTEQNRQQREPVNTKLSTPKISSVMLEVREWWKEQLAYSSESSDED, encoded by the exons ATGATGCTGGGGCGGAAGCAGAGCCTCAAAGGGGAACCCGTCCTGGCTGATTATGGTCCGGAGGAGTCCCTCAATGAGAGCACTGATATAGAATGGGTTAATAag ttatgGGTAAGAAGACTGATGCGGTCGTGTGCATTGATATCATTGGCTTCAGTTTGTTTGAACACACCAAAAACTTTTGAGAAAGTTCCATCTCTgcaatatattacatttgttactgatttaataattactttccTGTTTACTGCTGAAATGATAGCCAAAATGTATATTCGTGGAATATTGAAg AGAGAGAAGTCTTATTTAAAGGATCACTGGTGTCAATTTGATGCCAGTATGGTGATTTTTCTTTGGCTTTCagttatattacatatgtttGAAATGCTTGACTTTGTTGGGAAATTCAGTTATATATCTATTGTACGTGCACCAAGACCATTGATTATGATACGCTTTCTTCGTGTTTTCCTTAAATTTTCCATGCCCAAAGCTAGAATTAATCAAATCTTCAA aCGTTCAAGTCAACAAATTTACAATGtaactcttttcttccttttttttatgtctctATATGGTCTACTTGGTGTTCAATTCTTTGGTGAACTTAAAAATCATTGCGTTTTGAACACTACAGATCCACATCATATTACCATAAATAGTTTGGCTATACCTGATACCTTTTGTTCTACTGATCCAGAATCAGGATACCAATGCCCTGAAGGAATGATGTGTATGAAACTGGAGTTATCAAAATACATTATGGGTTTTAATGGCTTTGATGAATTTG cTACTAGCATTTTCACAGTATATCAAGCTGCTTCCCAAGAAGGATGGGTTTTTATCATGTATCGTGCAATTGATAGTTTGCCTGCTTGGCGTGCTGTACTTTACTTTAGTACTATGATATTCTTTCTTGCTTGGCtagttaaaaatgtttttattgcTGTTATTACTGAaacttttaatgaaattagagTGCAATTTCAACAAATGTGGGGTGTGAGAGGACATATCAGCAATAGTTCAGCATCACAG atTTTAACTGGTGATGATAATGGTTGGAAATTGGTAACTTTGGACGAAAATAAACATGGAGGATTAGCATCACCAATTTGTCATGCAATTCTTAGATCACCACATTTTCGTATGGTCGTAATGTGTATCATATTATCAAATGGTATAACCACAGCAACAATGAGTTTCAAACATGATGAGAAGCCAAGGCACActtattatgataattattattatgctgAAATTGCTTTTACAATCTTTTTGGATTTAGAAACTTTATTCAAAATTTGGTGCCTTGGTTTTCGAAGTTACTACAAGCACTCTATCCACAAATTTGAACTGTTGCTTGCAATTGGCACGACTATTCACATCATTCCAGTCTTCTATCTTTCTGCATTCACTTATTTCCAG GTTCTTAGAGTGGTTAGATTAATTAAAGCATCTCCAATGTTAGAAGATTTTGTGTATAAGATATTTGGACCTGGAAAAAAATTAGGTAGTCTTATCATCTTCACCATGTGCCTGTTGGTGATATCTTCCAGTATTTCTATGCaactattttgttttttatgtgACTTTACTAAATTTGAAACATTTCCTGAg GCCTTTATGTCTATGTTTCAAATACTTACTCAAGAAGCTTGGGTTGATGTTATGGATGAAACTATGTTAAGAACACATGAGACTATGGCACCATTTGTTGctgtgtattttattttatatcatctttTTGTCACATTG ATTGTCTTAAGCCTTTTTGTTGCTGTAATTTTGGATAATCTTGAATTGGATGAagacataaaaaaattgaagcaATTGAAATTTCGTGAACAAAGTGCAGAAATAAAGGAGACTCTGCCATTTAGATtgagaatttttgaaaaatttcctGATAGTCCACAAATGACTTGTTTGCACAAAGTACCATCAGACTTCAATCTtccaaaa gtTCGTGAAAGCTTTATGCGGCAGTTCGTATTAGAAGTAGAAGATGATGAGAATGAAGGTACAAAGAAGATAAATGAGACTTTtgattcgaaaataatatatagaaaacaaCGTCCtgttaaaatattgaataatccACCAAAAGTAAGGAATGTTGTTACCAGCTTGAAAAAAGCAgctgttatttatataataaa TGATTCAAATAATCAGAGGCTTCTATTGGGAGATTCTGCAATGATACCAGTTCCAGGAAAAGGACTTTTAAAGCCTCAGGGTACAGTTAGCAGTGCTAAGCAACTCCGCATTGatcaaaaaaa ATCTATAAGGAGAAGTGTTCGGAGTGGATCAATTAAATTGAAGCAAACTTATGAACATCTTATGGAAAATGGAGATATAGGAGGAATAAATAGAGTTAGCTCATCTCGAAGTAGACCACATGATTTAGATATTAAACTATTGCAAGCAAAAAGACAACAAGCAGAAATGAGAag AAATCAACGGGAAGATGATTTACGAGAAAATCATCCATTCTTTGATACACCACTTTTCACAGTACCACGTGAAAGTAAATTCCGTAAAATTTGTCAATTGTTAGTTTATGCAAGATATGATGCAAGATTAAAAGATCCTTTGacagggaaagaaagaaaagtacaatATAAAAGTTTACA cAATTTTCTAGGATTAGTTACATATCTCGATTGGGTAATGATATGTGCAACAACTTTATCTTGTATTTCTATGATGTTTGAAACTCCTCGATATCGTGTAATGGAAATTCCAGCACTACAAATAGCCGAATATGGTTTTGTTATATTCATGAGCATAGAATTAGCTTTGAAAATATTAGCGGACGGCTTATTCTTTACACCAAAAGCTTATATCAAAGACGTCGCTTCAGTTCTTGATGTTTTCATTTATGtt gtAAGCCTTGTATTTTTATGTTGGATGCCCAGAAGTGTACCTCCAAATTCTGGTGCTCAATTGCTTATGATTTTACGCTGTGTCAGACCTTTAAGAATATTTACTCTTGTGCCACATATGAGAAAAGTTGTTTATGAGTTATGTAGAGGTTTCAAGGAAATATTACTG GTATctactttattaatattgctCATGTTTATATTTGCAAGTTATGGTGTCCAACTTTATGGTGGTAGGTTGGCACGTTGTAATGATCCTACTATTTTGAAACGAGAAAATTGTGTAGGAGTATTCATGAGAAGAGTTTTcgtaacaaaaatgaaattaagaccaggaaagaatgaaagttaTCCATCCATATTAGTACCTCGTGTATG gGCAAATCCAAGaagatttaattttgataatataggCGATGCTATGATGGCTCTTTTTGAAGTACTTTCTTTTAAAGGTTGGCTTGATGTCAGAGATGTCTTAATTAAAGCTCTTAGCCCA GTACATGCTAtctatattcatatttatatcttcctTGGTTGTATGATTGGTTTAACTCTCTTTGTGGGCGTTGTTATAGCAAATTATTCTGAAAATAAAGGTACAGCTTTATTAACAGTTGATCAAAGAAGATG GtgtgatttaaaaaaacgaTTGAAGATTGCCCAACCCTTACATTTACCACCACGGCCTGATGGCAAAAAGTTTAGAgcatatatttatgatattacacaaaatatttactttaaaagATTCATTGCAGTAATGGTACTTATAAACAGCAGTCTGCTATACGTTTCT TGGAGAATCGAGGAAAAACACACGGAAGCTCTAGCTACGGTGTCCACGATTCTGACACTAATCTTCCTCATAGAAGTCGTTATGAAAAACATTGCTTTTACACCACGTGGCTATTGGCAGTCCAGAAGAAACAGATATGATTTGCTCGTGACAGTCGTGGGCGTTATTTGGATCATCGTTCATTGTACAATGaag AATGATTTATCATATCTTATTGGCTTCATGGTTGTAATTCTTAGATTCTTTACAATCACTGGCAAACATACAACGCTCAAGATGTTGATGCTGACTGTTGGTGTATCTGTTTGCAAAAGTTTCTTCATTATATTTGGAATGTTCCTTTTGGTATTCTTCTATGCACTAGCAGGAACTATTATTTTTGGAACAGTAAAATATGGAGAAGGAATAGGAAG ACGCGCTAATTTTGAATCGCCCGTTACTGGTGTTGCTATGCTATTTCGCATTGTCACAGGAGAAGATTGGAATAAAATTATGCATGACTGTATGATTCAGCCACCTTACTGTACTCCTGCTGCTAATTATTGGGAGACAGATTGTGGAAATTTTCATGCATCCCTAATTTATTTCTGtacattttatgtaattattacttatatcgTCCTAAATCTTTTAGTAG cTATTATCatggaaaatttttctttattctattCAAACGAAGAAGATGCATTACTTTCTTATGctgatattagaaattttcaaaatacttGGAATGTCGTAGATAATCATCAGAAAGGTGTTATACCAGTAAAAAGG GTAAAgtttattttacgattattgAAAGGAAGATTAGAAACAGATCCACAGAAAGATCGTCTGTTATTCAAATACATGTGTTACGAATTAGAAAGACTTCACAATGGAGAAGATGTCACGTTTCATGATGTTATTAA catGTTATCTTATCGTTCTGTGGATATTAGAAAAGCACTTCAGTTAGAAGAATTACTTGCAAGAGAAGagtttgaatatattattgaagAAGAAGTTGCAAAACAAACAATTAGAACTTGGTTAGAAGGATGTCTAAAGAAGATAAGAGCGGTAGGg AAACAACAAAATAGTCTCATCGCCGGCCTTCGTGCTACAAATGATGCCGCTATAACTCCACAAGAatacattgaaattaaaagtaaagaaacaaCCAAAGAacgtgaagaagaagacgaaggaaaagtgagttatattatatacataatagcgcgcgcgtgc gaAGTAGATGGATTGCGTCACAGATCAAAGAAACCTGTAGTATTGCCAAGATCGGATAGTATCGGAAGTGGATCAGGTAGAAAATATCTTGTCCCAACATTATCAGATCCTGCTTCTGTAAGATCTGACAAGGATAAAATTCCTCCAtccaagaaaagaaacaacagaCCACCac CAACAGTCAAAAATAATCTACCGCATCTTACAGAAAATACAGAACAAAATAGGCAGCAGAGAGAACCTGTAAACACTAAATTAAGTACTCCTAAAATTTCTAGCGTTATGCTTGAAGTCCGAGAATGGTGGAAAGAACAGTTAGCTTACAGTAGCGAGTCCAGTGATGAGGATTAG
- the LOC127062911 gene encoding sodium leak channel NALCN isoform X3: protein MMLGRKQSLKGEPVLADYGPEESLNESTDIEWVNKLWVRRLMRSCALISLASVCLNTPKTFEKVPSLQYITFVTDLIITFLFTAEMIAKMYIRGILKREKSYLKDHWCQFDASMVIFLWLSVILHMFEMLDFVGKFSYISIVRAPRPLIMIRFLRVFLKFSMPKARINQIFKRSSQQIYNVTLFFLFFMSLYGLLGVQFFGELKNHCVLNTTDPHHITINSLAIPDTFCSTDPESGYQCPEGMMCMKLELSKYIMGFNGFDEFATSIFTVYQAASQEGWVFIMYRAIDSLPAWRAVLYFSTMIFFLAWLVKNVFIAVITETFNEIRVQFQQMWGVRGHISNSSASQILTGDDNGWKLVTLDENKHGGLASPICHAILRSPHFRMVVMCIILSNGITTATMSFKHDEKPRHTYYDNYYYAEIAFTIFLDLETLFKIWCLGFRSYYKHSIHKFELLLAIGTTIHIIPVFYLSAFTYFQVLRVVRLIKASPMLEDFVYKIFGPGKKLGSLIIFTMCLLVISSSISMQLFCFLCDFTKFETFPEAFMSMFQILTQEAWVDVMDETMLRTHETMAPFVAVYFILYHLFVTLIVLSLFVAVILDNLELDEDIKKLKQLKFREQSAEIKETLPFRLRIFEKFPDSPQMTCLHKVPSDFNLPKVRESFMRQFVLEVEDDENEGTKKINETFDSKIIYRKQRPVKILNNPPKVRNVVTSLKKAAVIYIINDSNNQRLLLGDSAMIPVPGKGLLKPQGTVSSAKQLRIDQKKSIRRSVRSGSIKLKQTYEHLMENGDIGGINRVSSSRSRPHDLDIKLLQAKRQQAEMRRNQREDDLRENHPFFDTPLFTVPRESKFRKICQLLVYARYDARLKDPLTGKERKVQYKSLHNFLGLVTYLDWVMICATTLSCISMMFETPRYRVMEIPALQIAEYGFVIFMSIELALKILADGLFFTPKAYIKDVASVLDVFIYVVSLVFLCWMPRSVPPNSGAQLLMILRCVRPLRIFTLVPHMRKVVYELCRGFKEILLVSTLLILLMFIFASYGVQLYGGRLARCNDPTILKRENCVGVFMRRVFVTKMKLRPGKNESYPSILVPRVWANPRRFNFDNIGDAMMALFEVLSFKGWLDVRDVLIKALSPVHAIYIHIYIFLGCMIGLTLFVGVVIANYSENKGTALLTVDQRRWCDLKKRLKIAQPLHLPPRPDGKKFRAYIYDITQNIYFKRFIAVMVLINSSLLYVSWRIEEKHTEALATVSTILTLIFLIEVVMKNIAFTPRGYWQSRRNRYDLLVTVVGVIWIIVHCTMKNDLSYLIGFMVVILRFFTITGKHTTLKMLMLTVGVSVCKSFFIIFGMFLLVFFYALAGTIIFGTVKYGEGIGRRANFESPVTGVAMLFRIVTGEDWNKIMHDCMIQPPYCTPAANYWETDCGNFHASLIYFCTFYVIITYIVLNLLVAIIMENFSLFYSNEEDALLSYADIRNFQNTWNVVDNHQKGVIPVKRVKFILRLLKGRLETDPQKDRLLFKYMCYELERLHNGEDVTFHDVINMLSYRSVDIRKALQLEELLAREEFEYIIEEEVAKQTIRTWLEGCLKKIRAVGKQQNSLIAGLRATNDAAITPQEYIEIKSKETTKEREEEDEGKEVDGLRHRSKKPVVLPRSDSIGSGSGRKYLVPTLSDPASVRSDKDKIPPSKKRNNRPPPTVKNNLPHLTENTEQNRQQREPVNTKLSTPKISSVMLEVREWWKEQLAYSSESSDED from the exons ATGATGCTGGGGCGGAAGCAGAGCCTCAAAGGGGAACCCGTCCTGGCTGATTATGGTCCGGAGGAGTCCCTCAATGAGAGCACTGATATAGAATGGGTTAATAag ttatgGGTAAGAAGACTGATGCGGTCGTGTGCATTGATATCATTGGCTTCAGTTTGTTTGAACACACCAAAAACTTTTGAGAAAGTTCCATCTCTgcaatatattacatttgttactgatttaataattactttccTGTTTACTGCTGAAATGATAGCCAAAATGTATATTCGTGGAATATTGAAg AGAGAGAAGTCTTATTTAAAGGATCACTGGTGTCAATTTGATGCCAGTATGGTGATTTTTCTTTGGCTTTCagttatattacatatgtttGAAATGCTTGACTTTGTTGGGAAATTCAGTTATATATCTATTGTACGTGCACCAAGACCATTGATTATGATACGCTTTCTTCGTGTTTTCCTTAAATTTTCCATGCCCAAAGCTAGAATTAATCAAATCTTCAA aCGTTCAAGTCAACAAATTTACAATGtaactcttttcttccttttttttatgtctctATATGGTCTACTTGGTGTTCAATTCTTTGGTGAACTTAAAAATCATTGCGTTTTGAACACTACAGATCCACATCATATTACCATAAATAGTTTGGCTATACCTGATACCTTTTGTTCTACTGATCCAGAATCAGGATACCAATGCCCTGAAGGAATGATGTGTATGAAACTGGAGTTATCAAAATACATTATGGGTTTTAATGGCTTTGATGAATTTG cTACTAGCATTTTCACAGTATATCAAGCTGCTTCCCAAGAAGGATGGGTTTTTATCATGTATCGTGCAATTGATAGTTTGCCTGCTTGGCGTGCTGTACTTTACTTTAGTACTATGATATTCTTTCTTGCTTGGCtagttaaaaatgtttttattgcTGTTATTACTGAaacttttaatgaaattagagTGCAATTTCAACAAATGTGGGGTGTGAGAGGACATATCAGCAATAGTTCAGCATCACAG atTTTAACTGGTGATGATAATGGTTGGAAATTGGTAACTTTGGACGAAAATAAACATGGAGGATTAGCATCACCAATTTGTCATGCAATTCTTAGATCACCACATTTTCGTATGGTCGTAATGTGTATCATATTATCAAATGGTATAACCACAGCAACAATGAGTTTCAAACATGATGAGAAGCCAAGGCACActtattatgataattattattatgctgAAATTGCTTTTACAATCTTTTTGGATTTAGAAACTTTATTCAAAATTTGGTGCCTTGGTTTTCGAAGTTACTACAAGCACTCTATCCACAAATTTGAACTGTTGCTTGCAATTGGCACGACTATTCACATCATTCCAGTCTTCTATCTTTCTGCATTCACTTATTTCCAG GTTCTTAGAGTGGTTAGATTAATTAAAGCATCTCCAATGTTAGAAGATTTTGTGTATAAGATATTTGGACCTGGAAAAAAATTAGGTAGTCTTATCATCTTCACCATGTGCCTGTTGGTGATATCTTCCAGTATTTCTATGCaactattttgttttttatgtgACTTTACTAAATTTGAAACATTTCCTGAg GCCTTTATGTCTATGTTTCAAATACTTACTCAAGAAGCTTGGGTTGATGTTATGGATGAAACTATGTTAAGAACACATGAGACTATGGCACCATTTGTTGctgtgtattttattttatatcatctttTTGTCACATTG ATTGTCTTAAGCCTTTTTGTTGCTGTAATTTTGGATAATCTTGAATTGGATGAagacataaaaaaattgaagcaATTGAAATTTCGTGAACAAAGTGCAGAAATAAAGGAGACTCTGCCATTTAGATtgagaatttttgaaaaatttcctGATAGTCCACAAATGACTTGTTTGCACAAAGTACCATCAGACTTCAATCTtccaaaa gtTCGTGAAAGCTTTATGCGGCAGTTCGTATTAGAAGTAGAAGATGATGAGAATGAAGGTACAAAGAAGATAAATGAGACTTTtgattcgaaaataatatatagaaaacaaCGTCCtgttaaaatattgaataatccACCAAAAGTAAGGAATGTTGTTACCAGCTTGAAAAAAGCAgctgttatttatataataaa TGATTCAAATAATCAGAGGCTTCTATTGGGAGATTCTGCAATGATACCAGTTCCAGGAAAAGGACTTTTAAAGCCTCAGGGTACAGTTAGCAGTGCTAAGCAACTCCGCATTGatcaaaaaaa ATCTATAAGGAGAAGTGTTCGGAGTGGATCAATTAAATTGAAGCAAACTTATGAACATCTTATGGAAAATGGAGATATAGGAGGAATAAATAGAGTTAGCTCATCTCGAAGTAGACCACATGATTTAGATATTAAACTATTGCAAGCAAAAAGACAACAAGCAGAAATGAGAag AAATCAACGGGAAGATGATTTACGAGAAAATCATCCATTCTTTGATACACCACTTTTCACAGTACCACGTGAAAGTAAATTCCGTAAAATTTGTCAATTGTTAGTTTATGCAAGATATGATGCAAGATTAAAAGATCCTTTGacagggaaagaaagaaaagtacaatATAAAAGTTTACA cAATTTTCTAGGATTAGTTACATATCTCGATTGGGTAATGATATGTGCAACAACTTTATCTTGTATTTCTATGATGTTTGAAACTCCTCGATATCGTGTAATGGAAATTCCAGCACTACAAATAGCCGAATATGGTTTTGTTATATTCATGAGCATAGAATTAGCTTTGAAAATATTAGCGGACGGCTTATTCTTTACACCAAAAGCTTATATCAAAGACGTCGCTTCAGTTCTTGATGTTTTCATTTATGtt gtAAGCCTTGTATTTTTATGTTGGATGCCCAGAAGTGTACCTCCAAATTCTGGTGCTCAATTGCTTATGATTTTACGCTGTGTCAGACCTTTAAGAATATTTACTCTTGTGCCACATATGAGAAAAGTTGTTTATGAGTTATGTAGAGGTTTCAAGGAAATATTACTG GTATctactttattaatattgctCATGTTTATATTTGCAAGTTATGGTGTCCAACTTTATGGTGGTAGGTTGGCACGTTGTAATGATCCTACTATTTTGAAACGAGAAAATTGTGTAGGAGTATTCATGAGAAGAGTTTTcgtaacaaaaatgaaattaagaccaggaaagaatgaaagttaTCCATCCATATTAGTACCTCGTGTATG gGCAAATCCAAGaagatttaattttgataatataggCGATGCTATGATGGCTCTTTTTGAAGTACTTTCTTTTAAAGGTTGGCTTGATGTCAGAGATGTCTTAATTAAAGCTCTTAGCCCA GTACATGCTAtctatattcatatttatatcttcctTGGTTGTATGATTGGTTTAACTCTCTTTGTGGGCGTTGTTATAGCAAATTATTCTGAAAATAAAGGTACAGCTTTATTAACAGTTGATCAAAGAAGATG GtgtgatttaaaaaaacgaTTGAAGATTGCCCAACCCTTACATTTACCACCACGGCCTGATGGCAAAAAGTTTAGAgcatatatttatgatattacacaaaatatttactttaaaagATTCATTGCAGTAATGGTACTTATAAACAGCAGTCTGCTATACGTTTCT TGGAGAATCGAGGAAAAACACACGGAAGCTCTAGCTACGGTGTCCACGATTCTGACACTAATCTTCCTCATAGAAGTCGTTATGAAAAACATTGCTTTTACACCACGTGGCTATTGGCAGTCCAGAAGAAACAGATATGATTTGCTCGTGACAGTCGTGGGCGTTATTTGGATCATCGTTCATTGTACAATGaag AATGATTTATCATATCTTATTGGCTTCATGGTTGTAATTCTTAGATTCTTTACAATCACTGGCAAACATACAACGCTCAAGATGTTGATGCTGACTGTTGGTGTATCTGTTTGCAAAAGTTTCTTCATTATATTTGGAATGTTCCTTTTGGTATTCTTCTATGCACTAGCAGGAACTATTATTTTTGGAACAGTAAAATATGGAGAAGGAATAGGAAG ACGCGCTAATTTTGAATCGCCCGTTACTGGTGTTGCTATGCTATTTCGCATTGTCACAGGAGAAGATTGGAATAAAATTATGCATGACTGTATGATTCAGCCACCTTACTGTACTCCTGCTGCTAATTATTGGGAGACAGATTGTGGAAATTTTCATGCATCCCTAATTTATTTCTGtacattttatgtaattattacttatatcgTCCTAAATCTTTTAGTAG cTATTATCatggaaaatttttctttattctattCAAACGAAGAAGATGCATTACTTTCTTATGctgatattagaaattttcaaaatacttGGAATGTCGTAGATAATCATCAGAAAGGTGTTATACCAGTAAAAAGG GTAAAgtttattttacgattattgAAAGGAAGATTAGAAACAGATCCACAGAAAGATCGTCTGTTATTCAAATACATGTGTTACGAATTAGAAAGACTTCACAATGGAGAAGATGTCACGTTTCATGATGTTATTAA catGTTATCTTATCGTTCTGTGGATATTAGAAAAGCACTTCAGTTAGAAGAATTACTTGCAAGAGAAGagtttgaatatattattgaagAAGAAGTTGCAAAACAAACAATTAGAACTTGGTTAGAAGGATGTCTAAAGAAGATAAGAGCGGTAGGg AAACAACAAAATAGTCTCATCGCCGGCCTTCGTGCTACAAATGATGCCGCTATAACTCCACAAGAatacattgaaattaaaagtaaagaaacaaCCAAAGAacgtgaagaagaagacgaaggaaaa gaAGTAGATGGATTGCGTCACAGATCAAAGAAACCTGTAGTATTGCCAAGATCGGATAGTATCGGAAGTGGATCAGGTAGAAAATATCTTGTCCCAACATTATCAGATCCTGCTTCTGTAAGATCTGACAAGGATAAAATTCCTCCAtccaagaaaagaaacaacagaCCACCac CAACAGTCAAAAATAATCTACCGCATCTTACAGAAAATACAGAACAAAATAGGCAGCAGAGAGAACCTGTAAACACTAAATTAAGTACTCCTAAAATTTCTAGCGTTATGCTTGAAGTCCGAGAATGGTGGAAAGAACAGTTAGCTTACAGTAGCGAGTCCAGTGATGAGGATTAG